The following coding sequences lie in one Xanthomonas hyacinthi genomic window:
- a CDS encoding TonB family protein has product MSVDTLVAGLWATALSASAAIVLVLALRAPLRRAFGAGAAYALWAAVPLAMLALLLPGDLRPALPARLALAQVWVGLPQGSAGASGAMTMASNHVALWMAALWLLGAAAMAARLWRQQQRYRHSLGRLSPGADGVLYAQHALHGPLVLGAWRPHVVLPMDFADRYPAAQAQLVLAHERMHIARGDTRHNLLLAALRCVYWFNPLLHWAAARFRFDQELACDAAVLARHPASRRSYAEAMLQTQLDAIALPVGCHWQAGQTLRQRIGMLQRRPVRGWRRRAGIAVVATTAMCGGVAAWALQPLQASALAGSDSAPALSNAQGRDAGALAGAASGSGVAPDGTAMPSSPAFAWAADAAAASAKRGTTPAKPLAMAPPTYPREALRKGASGKVMLLVNVDEAGSVSDVRLLGHGSGDAALDQAAIAASRQWRFVPAREHGRAVPGRLQIPVVFESEMDPVQAPPGLAGVSDYRWYLLNSDATDVGQRMCDVFKRDGQGPAARLYCGMAAKTAKR; this is encoded by the coding sequence ATGAGCGTTGACACGTTGGTAGCGGGACTGTGGGCCACGGCGCTGTCCGCCAGCGCGGCGATCGTGCTGGTGTTGGCGCTGCGCGCGCCATTGCGACGCGCGTTCGGTGCAGGCGCCGCCTATGCGTTATGGGCTGCGGTGCCGTTGGCCATGCTCGCCTTGCTGCTGCCTGGCGATCTGCGCCCGGCGCTGCCGGCGAGGTTGGCGCTGGCGCAGGTCTGGGTGGGGCTGCCGCAGGGATCGGCTGGCGCTTCGGGTGCGATGACGATGGCGAGCAATCATGTCGCGCTGTGGATGGCCGCACTCTGGCTGCTGGGCGCGGCGGCGATGGCGGCCAGGTTGTGGCGGCAGCAGCAGCGCTACCGGCATAGCCTGGGGCGGCTGTCGCCCGGCGCCGATGGCGTACTGTACGCGCAGCATGCGTTGCATGGTCCGCTGGTGCTCGGCGCCTGGCGCCCGCACGTGGTGCTGCCGATGGATTTCGCCGATCGCTATCCGGCCGCACAGGCGCAACTGGTGCTGGCCCACGAACGCATGCACATCGCCCGCGGCGACACCCGCCACAATCTGCTGCTGGCGGCCTTGCGTTGCGTGTACTGGTTCAACCCATTGCTGCACTGGGCCGCGGCGCGGTTCCGCTTCGACCAGGAACTGGCCTGCGATGCGGCGGTGCTGGCGCGGCATCCGGCTTCGCGCCGCAGCTACGCCGAGGCGATGCTGCAGACCCAGCTGGACGCGATCGCCTTGCCGGTCGGCTGCCATTGGCAGGCCGGTCAGACCTTGCGGCAGCGAATCGGGATGCTGCAGCGGCGGCCGGTGCGCGGTTGGCGGCGGCGTGCCGGTATCGCCGTGGTGGCGACGACGGCCATGTGCGGCGGGGTTGCGGCGTGGGCGTTGCAGCCGCTGCAGGCGTCCGCGCTGGCGGGAAGCGACAGCGCACCTGCGCTGTCGAATGCGCAAGGGCGGGATGCAGGTGCCCTGGCGGGCGCTGCATCGGGGTCGGGCGTGGCGCCGGACGGCACCGCGATGCCTTCCTCGCCCGCGTTCGCGTGGGCAGCCGACGCTGCGGCGGCCTCTGCCAAGCGTGGGACTACGCCTGCCAAGCCACTGGCGATGGCGCCACCCACCTATCCGCGCGAGGCGTTGCGCAAGGGTGCCTCGGGAAAAGTGATGCTGCTGGTCAATGTGGATGAGGCCGGTAGCGTCAGCGACGTGCGCTTGCTCGGGCATGGCAGCGGCGATGCCGCGCTGGACCAGGCGGCGATTGCGGCCTCCAGGCAATGGCGCTTCGTTCCCGCCCGCGAGCATGGGCGGGCCGTCCCGGGGCGGTTGCAGATTCCTGTCGTGTTCGAGTCCGAGATGGATCCGGTCCAGGCGCCGCCCGGGCTGGCGGGGGTTTCGGACTACCGCTGGTATCTGTTGAATTCGGATGCGACCGATGTTGGTCAGCGCATGTGCGACGTGTTCAAACGTGATGGGCAAGGACCGGCCGCGCGCCTGTATTGCGGCATGGCTGCAAAGACGGCCAAGCGATGA